The Gigantopelta aegis isolate Gae_Host chromosome 3, Gae_host_genome, whole genome shotgun sequence genome segment aagaaacaatggtgtggtttttttaaattactgtcTAAGCCTTAAGATACAGTGAGTTTGAAATTTCAACAACACATATTTTCTATAGATGTCACACAATGTCAGATTTCAGGCATGGACTTAAGAGATGGTGTTATGAGTGTGCTAATCTAGTATTTAATAGATacattatatactactcaaaagaatttaagggtcagacgatattttcgacattattttctgaatgtcaattatattagctagaccataatgtcacacatggttttgttccattttgatgaaagtgggtctaagcaacccataaatgaattaaaatccactgtcattgacactgtcgactagttctaatggcgaaaacatgcttacatttgcacgtaaattagggcgaaagcgaaaggtctgctaagtgcccataacttgctttttcacaaagcgcttcatttgcacactttgcacgtgtattccatgttcccaatgctgaatttccgtataattggagcttgcgttcgtgtacggtgcacactccaaattcgacaatggtacgacttcaactgactatcgaagatcgaggaagggctattgcttggcttcaggatggcaatacgcaaagaaatgttgctctgagacttggtgtcagtcagagtgtcgttggccgactgtggcaacggtaccaagcaacgaattctgttcgaaatagtccacgttcgggaagaccccgaagcactacaaatagagaggaccgctacatcaccaatatggctctacatcaacacacaaccactgcacgctgattacgtgacaatctgcggactgcgactggaactcgagtgtctgatcaaaccatacgcaatcgtctgagagccaataatctacactgccgtcgccaggctgttcgaccaccactcctaccacgtcacagaacggccagacatcactggtgcacgcttcatctgcggtggcaacgtgttcagtggggtcgagtgatgttcactgatgagtccaggtttagtctccagttcaacgacggtcgggttcgtgtctacagacgtcctggggagcgctttgctgacgttaacgttagacaacgtcaccggttcggtggtggcagcgtcatggtgtggggcggcatctctatccaccacaggacccccctctatgtggtggatggcaatctgaatggaatccgctatctgaatgagattatccggccgttggttctcccaggccttcagcagattggcggcggggcagttctgcaggatgacaatgccagaccccaccgtgccagggtggtaacggactttctcagacaacaaggtatcgccaggatggattggccagcatattcgcctgcctgacttggccccaatagagcacgactgggacgaattaggcaggagagttcgggataaccatgcccctccggccaaccttcatgatctgggtcaacttcttatggcagagtggcaggccattccccaagagttcttcagacgtctgatcaacagcatgaggcaacgatgtgtcgagtgtattcgcgccaggggtggattcacacactattaaacgaatgttctaatgtgtaaaatccatgtttgacaaccttcaactttaacagcatgtcatgtgactttcttgtatacagtgacgtttatttgtggttttttgtaaatatggaacaataaataaaaaatttggtgtagtctacatcatcaatctaatacactctgaaacttatttggttataaatttttgacccttaaattcttttgagtagtatataattaaattctttCTCTTTTTAGATGAGGTAatctaatacatgtatcttggtTGACTGGGTGTTTCATCAGAAGACTGTCATTGTATATTAGAGATGTGTGGTATTACTGGTATactgataaattatatataattatgattcaaagagtaaataatatatattacgatAGACCCTGCCTGTACTGACAGACTCGGTCATTTTCACATGTCAAGTTCATCATCAGTCAGAAAGCCCAATCTCTTCAAAGATGTGATAAAAGGAAGGGTCTGGCATTATTAAATAAGCTTTAGTACACTGAAATTATCCATTTAATTCATCCTTTAAACATTACACTTCAACttgaattgatttttgttttgttatatgcCTTCTTTAAAAtcggggtgggatttagctcagtcagtcgaGTGCTCACTTAAGGTTCTTGCgtctcaggatcgaaccacctcagtggatccactcaactgattggattttttttctcattccaactagcacaccacaactgatcaaaggccgtggtatgtgttttcctgtctgtgggaaagtgcatataaaagatcccttgctgcattaggtaaaatgtagcgggtttcctctgacgattaccaaatgtttgacagctaatagccaatgattaattaatatgatctagtggtgttattgaacaaaacaaactttatctttaaaATCGGTTgacataactgtaaataatatattatggtaCCCATATCACAATTCAAAAAATTCTCTTTGAGATACCAGTCATTAGGTACTGCATGGGATGGAATAAAAACCTttgttacccatatggttacaaatatcttggtacatatcaaagtgatacatcctactagaatgccaagtgggacgtaacacttttgacgtcacatgatGATGTAATCAATtagcgcactacaaccttacagaaACGTCAACGAAAccagatgagtgatataaattaagatcgattatgggtaataaataggatattaaacttgctaccatttcgtatcatgtttatgtcactcgtgaaataattttcattgctaaagctcgtgacaactgaaaattatctcactcaggacataaacatgatacgaaatggaagctcgtttaatatcctataagtaTGGTTCACAGTGACTGAGGGTAACTGTTCCTGTGACCTATctcacctcaggtgagtgctctaccactgagctacatcataCCACTAGTTGACAAGGAATAATTTTCTGAAACTGACTCTACCTCTCCACTGGGATATCTGTAGTGGAATTTGTCTTGATCACGTCGGGCAAATTCTTCAGGATATTTTTCTTGAATTGCTTCATACGTCATACCTTCACAGATACCCTACAAATGCAAGAATTAATCTTTAACAGCTTTGATTTAATCTGAATGTGTTACAGACACAAAATGCTTGTGTTAACATTTGCTATATCTTGCTAAATCTGCCAATATTCTATCTACacatgatttattttaaaactcaagtgaaattattttgtgttattttttagtGATCAAGGTGTAAGCTGGATCcatatattttttggttcacAAACTTTTGAGAAATTTGATCACAAAATATTTAGAAGTTTGATTACAAAATCTGCAGACAAATTCACATTTCAGTGAGCCAAACAAGATGTAGCAAAATTAAGGTTCTGTTTCCATTTGATTTTCAATTAAGCTTTTTGatgatttaataatgaaatatatttttcaaattcaactttaatttacatttaCCAAACTACAATTTAAAGTCTGTATAATATTGGAAGGGGAGGGGTGTTAATAAATTATGACAAGTCATATGATACTTACGGCATCAATCTCGTTCAAAGCCTTCCAGAACTCTTTTGGAGCATCAATATATTTAGCCGTTTCTATAGTACGATTCATTTCTGATGTCCAAACTTTCAAATTCTCAATATGTTCATCTTCCACAAACTTTGCCAATTCTTTTGCATACTacaatcaaaaatattttcagtCTATGGAGTAAACTACAATAATTGTTAGCATTAATcattaaaagaacaaacaaatatgaaaaaaaaacacccacagcaataaaacaaaaagagaatgCCCAATacagaaaacatattttgttggcTGATGAATTTTTAGGATAATGAAatcagtttataaaaaaaaaaaaaaaaaaattaatggatgaaacatattttattgattgataaACTATCAAGATAATGATACTAGTttgtcaattttttattttactgaaatacttttttttattgattggcAAGCTTTCACGATAATGAAACCAATTTgccaaatttttttaatttcctgaATGAAACCGGTATTTTATTGACTGTCAGACTTTCAAGATAATGAAACcagtttttagatttgtttacatttaccgactgaaactgatattttattgaCTGTCTGACTTTCAAGATAATGAAACCGGTTTTTAGATTGGTTTACATTTACCGACTGaaactgatattttattgaCTGTCTGACTTTCAAGATAATGAAACCGGTTTTTAGATTGGTTTACATTTACTGACTGAAACTGATATTTTAGGggtggaacatagcccagtggtacagcgcttgatctaggatcaattcctgtcggtgggcccattgagctatttctcattccagccagtgctccacaactggtgtaacaaaggccgtggtatgtactatcctgtctgtgggatggtgcatataaaagatcccttgctgttaatcgaaaagaatagcccgtaaagtggcgacagcgggtttcctctctcgatatctgtgtggtccttaaccatatgtctgacaccatataaccgtaaataaactgtgttaagtgtgtcgttaaattaaaaatttcctttttttatattttattgattatttcaaGTTGATGAAATCAGTCTAGATTTTTTTACTTCACCGAATAATACCGTAAGAAACCTGTTAaagcatttttttattattattgttataaaatgtttattcccAGCCCTTTGTttacaattaaaacaacatcTGTTAAAGCATATTCATCTCCTACAAAGCTGTGTTTTTGATACACATGCTATACAGGCCCTTAGGAAGAATATTTGATGAGGTGAAGGAGGCAATGGTTTAGACAATGTTTTTTGGAAAATATCAATATCCCTTTTAActtttgttattcattcattatagtCATTGCAGTTTTTAGATTGATACATGCATGTGcatctctttattatataacatttagtgaaatatttttaaatatcagtgaaataaaagtgttatcagtcactcagtgacgataacacattttagagtgaaaatttcactatttcactctaaaatgtgttatcgtcactgtagaaagtgatatattcactgtaagaaagccagaactatttcatggttttttgttaaatatgatttatatttcatctCGTGAAATTTGCAAACATATCACACTCGTCACCCttgcaagcgcgactcgtgagatataattgcaaacttcactcaatgagatataaattatatttgacaaaaaacatgaaatatcctctatatatttaccCCAAAAATCAACGTCAAGTTGCAGTCTCTTAAAAAACAGACCCAAATGAGAACTTGGTTacaatttcatataaaaataaaatgtaggaTTTGGGAACAAAGTGTCTTGACGAAACAAGTGAATCATGAACAACTTATCATTCATTCTAGAATCTGACAGGTGATATTAATCTCAAgggaccaatttcacaaaacattgtaaaccTAGTTTCGCATATAAACGTAATTTACAACACCACCACAACTCGTACTACCAATGATACAACTATTAATAGTTTGtagtatacatatttcattttctttcatcCCTacaatgctccatcttctgtaatgatgtaattttctgtgtgaaatagaaGCCAAATACATGCAaatgtataactgctagtcgtaAACGTAAACTTAcattgttttatgaaattggctCCAGGTAATCTATTAAGTGTTCTTGATTTATTTCAATGTCCGTTTACTACACCATTTGaataattatttaactttaGTACTTACTTGATCGCCTCTTGCTGAAAGTTTGCTGTCACCTCCAATCCTTCCTTCAAGATTCATCGTACTTTCACCATgctatgaagaagaaaaaagtcaaaCCATTAAACAATCATaaacatatatactatattcctaagaaaacaaatttgtagGACCTTTggtaaataaaaagtttgttttgttgacaacatcacttgagcacattgatgttattcatcattggctattggatgtcaaaaatttggtaatttttacatatattctcaagaggaaacctgctacatttttccattagtagcaacaaatcttttatatgcaccatcccataggcagaataacacatgccacagcctttcatttaccagtcgtggtgaactggctggaacaagaaatagcccaatgggcccaccgacggggatcgatcccaaaccaaatgtgcatcaagcgagcgctttaccactgggcctttagtttaaaaaaaaaacgaaagtcGGGCAGATTGTAAATTTGTGGGTTTTTCAAATTACACTTTTCATGTAATTTAGaggataactatgttgtatttaaccATTTGTGGAttttaatgctggttttactgtcgcaaatatTGAGTGTTATCGGTGACgtttataaatacaatacatgCATCATGTAGTAACTCCAGGTATACATAACACTGAATTGTCTCGACATCATTCAAAGAATGGGACACTTTTCCAGCTATATGACAAACAGATAATACAGGACTCACCCTGTCCTCTGacaaattagccaactgctaatttttacaCAAAGTGGATACAACATTTAgcctttggctaataaaatattccttaaataaaccagatttaaataattttcaaggaattattccacatatctgaaaattggctaaaccaaaatttgtcCCAGGCTCTCCCCTAATAATAGTACTGTTTGTATGGTGccataaaataaatgaaaaattggCTCCAAAATTCAGAGGGATTAATATTATTTACCGGTACACAACATAATCTGAAAGGTTCTTACCCTTGTTAAGTAGATAGTTCTTGGTAACACATGTATATTCATCAGATAGTAGACAACTCTGCTCTGTAAATGGCCTAAAataaagagagaaaaacccTACCAGTGTCAACTTGATAGGAAAAACCTTAGAAAAAATATGTAAATCTTTTATTTCTCTTCTCTTCGACTAGTTGATATAATCTGGAATAATTGTGTAAGTGATTATATGCGTATAATTTAGGTAAAAAATATTCCTGCTGAAAAAAATGTCATTGCAGCTGAAATACTCAGTGCTTGTAATTTATTCAATTCAAgaattagggttaggattagttTTAGGCTTTGAATCAACATTTCTACTTACCTAATATTCAAGGACATAATGTGCGGTGGAACTTATTTCCAGGCAAATTCAATATACCATGACaaatgtacattgtatttatttcagcgacttgaaaatattcaatttgatgcttttacataatatattttacacaatatgtgtgagtgtgtactgttggtataaagtgttcctactggcagtagctagtgggaatttccctattagctcagctGGTAGAGCGCTGAACTCTTGTACTGAGAGTCCATGGTTCAAATCCCCaggtggaggttgatttttatgttacatttggagttgacgtagggactgggtgtgttcttaacacaggaatacaattataacccaatTCAACTGCATGTGGCCCACAGCTCcaggacgtagcttcacttgaggggggagTATATGGTAGTGTTGGTacaaagtgctcctactggcagtagctagtgggaatttccctattagcccagttggtaaagcgctagactctcgtactgagagtctgtggttcaaatccattcggtggaggttgatttttatatGTTACACATGTCATGATGTTTGTGGAACAATGCACCAATCATTGTATAAAGAAACTTACTTTAAGCCTTTATCAGAGAAAAATCAAGAATCATGTATAATGGTTTGAATGAGAAAGAAACCAAAATGATAAGCTACCTGCAAGTTTGTTGACGAGGTATCTCTCGCCTTGGTTGAAGATCTGTATAAAAGACATGTCCTTTTCGTTGACAATGTCCAGAGATTCGTATGCTCGTCGGTAATGTTCTATTCTTTGTAGAAAGTCATGCATTGCTTCATTTTTATCCACACCCATATAGTCAGGACTACACACTTTCACTTCCTATAAaagttattaaacaaatacttcataggtgtaaaaataaaaaataatgttgacCAATAAGCCTTTTGCTTTGTTCTTTGTTGTATTCAAACTTAAAGTTTATGAAACAAAAGAATAAACATGATAATTCATGCTGTTATAATATACCGGTAGGctctaatctagaattgaagaAGTAGATGCTGAAGTGAATACGTCATTCAcagaagaaaggggagaagtttaattaaaataggtgaagtgaacatttatcagtACATTTCGTAACGTTTCACCATGTTCGACATTCATTCGTTAAAATTCTGAATTATACACTCGGTTCTAATCACAATATTtcgatataaaatactactatttctggtaatataattttaacaaaacagtcgtatatttcattaaaacaggatattattaagtagttgataattggtattttctgacattactaaaaTGAATGTGGCCAAGAATTAACAACGCTTGACTACCGTAGTCACTCGAAACAACGCGTCATGCATCGATGTACAGTCTGGCACAAAAGTAAAAACATGGACCGACAAGTATCAAGTGAGCTATGACACTAAACAAGTCTGGGTCTTGacgtctgttgtgtgattttgtttttgaaatcggattAAATCCAGAATATTACGGtgacttcgacttctcactactgctgaTTACTTGGCGACTTTAGCCAACTTTTGGCAAAGAAAACATTCATTTTACCGACTAGATTAGGGCTTGATAACAATAATCAAAATTTATTCAATATTAGCATCAATGATAGATGGATCATTGCATATAGATGTTACGAAGAACTGACTAAAATATTAGCTTCAGTGATCGATGGATTATCACATATATAGATTCTATGAAGAACTTACTAAAATATTAGCTTTGATGATGAATGGATCATCACATATAGATTCTGCGAAGAACTTACTAAAATGTTAGCTTCAATGATAGATGGATTATCACATATATAGATTCTATGAAGAACTTATTAAAATGTTAGCTTCAATGATGGATGGATCATCACATATATAGATTCTATGAAGAACTTATTAAAATGTTAGCTTTAATGATGGATGGATCATCACATATAGATTCTATGAAGAACTTATTAAAATGTTAGCTTCAATGATGGATGGATCATCACATATATAGATTCTATGAAGAACTTACTAAAATGTTAGCTTCAATGATGGATGGATCATCACATATAGATTCTATGAAGAACTTACTAAAATGTTAGCTTCAATGATGGATGGATCATCACATATAGATTCTATGAAGAACTTACTAAAATGTTAGCTTCAATGATGGATGGATCATCACATATAGATTCTATGAAGAACTTACTAAAATGTTAGCTTCAATGATGGATGGATCATCACATATAGATTCTATGAAGAACTTACTAAAATGTTAGCTTCAATGATGGATGGATCATCACATATAGATTCTATGAAGAACTTACTAAAATGTTAGCTTCAATGATGGATGGATCATCACATATAGATTATATGAAGAACTTACTAAAATGTTAGCTTCAGTGCTGGATGGATCATCACATATAGATTCTATGAAGAACTTACTAAAATGTTAGCTTCAATGATGGATGGATCATCACATATAGATTCTATGAAGAACTTACTAAAATGTTAGCTTCAGTGCTGGATGGATCATCACATATAGATTCTATGAAGAACTTACTAAAATGTTAGCTTCAATGATGGATGGATCATCACATATAGATTCTATGAAGAACAGTTTAAAACTGTGCTGCTCTGTGAATACAGTCACTAACAGTTTCCGTCTCTCACGAGTTGTGTTTGTCGCATCTACAACCTAAAAAATAATATACGAATTATTAAATCAAGACTTTCTAAaagcaaacatttaaaataaaaaatcagtaCATGAGCAAGGGAAGTTCATGACACATGATTTAAAAttcagtaataaatattttatttagattctaaattcaaatgttttaaatacctttagttaataaaatatgccataCATGTAGATTTAAACAGTAAGTTGACAAATGTCTGCCAAATAGAAAATGCAAAGGAAAATATAGAAATAGTAgtacttttaaaagaaaatttgaCACTAATTAAGTCCCTCATCATGATATGAACCTGTGATTTCTGTACAAGAGAATACTTACTGCCACTTCCCCTCCATTCAGAAGAAACTTGCTGGCATCATCGACAGCCATTGATGCACATTTACTGGTGAAAAAAGAATCACAGAATTATTTATTAGTCATACAtgtagggcttctagaatttttataaaatccactagccatgggatcagtaattttaaaaatgtactagccatgattaaaaattcactagccctactttactttaagttaatacaactttactaaataatagtaacaatcagatatgtcacctaaagagagagatagagcttaaaacacaAGCAGTAGGGGTTGGAGTGGggtcagtatattcatatttacaaaatagacttaactgcaacatttgatgatttttgttttcactagccgtcgggcatggcaattgcagttatttactagcccaacattgaatatcactagccacgggagtctGTATTCCAAGACGTTTTTGAGTAATGGTCATTTTGCTAACTGTAGTACAATGCAGGTATTAAATTTAGCTTGAAagtgaaggaagaaaatgttttatttaatgacacacccaatacattttatttacggttatatggcgtcagacatatggctaaggaccacacagatattgagagaggaaacccgctgttgccgcttcatgggctactcatttcgattagcagcatcccagacagggtagtacataccacagtctttgatataccagttgtggtgcactggctggaacgagaagtagcccaatgagcccaccgatggggatcaatcctagaccgactgcgcattgagcgaatgctttaccactgggctacgtcccgcccctagctTGAAAATGACTATCATCATGTCCATTCTATATTTCAAGTACATTTTGTACCATTATCTTGGGAAAAAAATGTACATAGAGACATAACATTTCGTATGGTCACCAAGAAGATTATGATGttctgatacatgtatataacagtcTGGTAGTTTTCTGTTATGATACTGAATGCTTAaagacaattaaaaaatatttaaaatgccaTTTTATCTTACAAGCAGCCATTTTTTAGATACTTTAACACtgttttaaacattcattacatacatttaatttttttctttgtcaAGTCCATATGAATAACAAAGAATAACATCCCAGCCCCATTTTTAAGTCATTTTGTCAGTATCAATATTAGAGTTCTTTCTCCAACAAATATTAGGCTGTaaatttttacttattttatttctatatacatgaacatatatatatatataatttgtctAATAATTTCTAACTTACTGGCGGATTTCTTGAGCTTCTTTGTTATCTGGTCGAAAGAAATCATGAGTTTTGTATCTGTCTGTAGCAGCCCGTCGATAATCACCCACattgaaaactgttttaaaaaaacagaaaaaaacccctctCAATTAGcactattaaaaacaattgtttttcttttataagaACATAAGAAATGACATACACATAATATGTGCTTGTTTCaaagatttaaataatatatattttttaaatttcattttgagaGAACTTagacatctacatgtattagtcTTCACCAGGAAATGTGAGTGATCACTCCCACTCTCCTCCACACTCCCCTGTGAAGTTTTAGGAAAGTGGCAAATTgatcacattttaataaattttaataaattttatttgaaacatcATGTGATTTAGGAGAGTGGCAAattaatcacattttaattaaattttaataaattttatttgaaacttcataCGAGTGCTCGCTTAGCATCATTTTCGGAAGATGACAAACACTGTAATTTAAGTTACAAATTCAAGCAGATCTAGATAGTAATTTGCCTTACCCAGGGTTTATTTTCCCCTAAGAAAATCCATACATCTGATTCCCATAAACTGATCAGAATCATCtactacaaaatataatttccatgtccatgtaataataaatagacaaaactacatatatgtggttttctgatttctgtattctacgagtgtatttcctgcaggaaaccccGATGCCGCAGGCAGAGGGGTTTCCAGCAGGAAATACACGAGttttgtagttttgtatttattaccgtACATACAGttttgtagttttgtatttattacataccctaaattggaaaaatgttttccaaataataattcaaaaattgtaacactgctagctaatgacggagatttctaaatttacacaactaggtcagctgtgttactacacggaccgaagaaccaccaattattacacataggaatatagttctatttaaacaataaacagaaataagaaagaacgagtgaaaaattacctataattttaatgatattgtttgaaatgccttttaaagacaatgtaatagctaaaattcacgaacaatataatatttaatttgcttgtaatacgtcagaaaaccttcagtgtgccagttttatcaacgaagaa includes the following:
- the LOC121368088 gene encoding 6-phosphofructo-2-kinase/fructose-2,6-bisphosphatase 1-like isoform X2 translates to MNEKSSDLEKRRARLRRWGTASCPSVVKAPTVIAMVGLPARGKTYISKKLTRYLNWIGIRTKVFNVGDYRRAATDRYKTHDFFRPDNKEAQEIRHKCASMAVDDASKFLLNGGEVAVVDATNTTRERRKLLVTVFTEQHSFKLFFIESICDDPSIIEANILEVKVCSPDYMGVDKNEAMHDFLQRIEHYRRAYESLDIVNEKDMSFIQIFNQGERYLVNKLAGHLQSRVVYYLMNIHVLPRTIYLTRHGESTMNLEGRIGGDSKLSARGDQYAKELAKFVEDEHIENLKVWTSEMNRTIETAKYIDAPKEFWKALNEIDAGICEGMTYEAIQEKYPEEFARRDQDKFHYRYPSGESYQDLVARLEPVILELERQENVMVICHQAVARCLLAYFQDKTSDLPYLKVPLHTVIKLTPVAYGCRVEFFHLKAEAVNTHREKPKNVDRMRSMDEALETVPNHE
- the LOC121368088 gene encoding 6-phosphofructo-2-kinase/fructose-2,6-bisphosphatase-like isoform X4, yielding MNEKSSDLEKRRARLRRWGTASCPSVVKAPTVIAMVGLPARGKTYISKKLTRYLNWIGIRTKVFNVGDYRRAATDRYKTHDFFRPDNKEAQEIRHKCASMAVDDASKFLLNGGEVAVVDATNTTRERRKLLVTVFTEQHSFKLFFIESICDDPSIIEANILEVKVCSPDYMGVDKNEAMHDFLQRIEHYRRAYESLDIVNEKDMSFIQIFNQGERYLVNKLAGHLQSRVVYYLMNIHVLPRTIYLTRHGESTMNLEGRIGGDSKLSARGDQYAKELAKFVEDEHIENLKVWTSEMNRTIETAKYIDAPKEFWKALNEIDAGICEGMTYEAIQEKYPEEFARRDQDKFHYRYPSGESYQDLVARLEPVILELERQENVMVICHQAVARCLLAYFQDKTSV
- the LOC121368088 gene encoding 6-phosphofructo-2-kinase/fructose-2,6-bisphosphatase-like isoform X3, with product MNEKSSDLEKRRARLRRWGTASCPSVVKAPTVIAMVGLPARGKTYISKKLTRYLNWIGIRTKVFNVGDYRRAATDRYKTHDFFRPDNKEAQEIRHKCASMAVDDASKFLLNGGEVAVVDATNTTRERRKLLVTVFTEQHSFKLFFIESICDDPSIIEANILEVKVCSPDYMGVDKNEAMHDFLQRIEHYRRAYESLDIVNEKDMSFIQIFNQGERYLVNKLAGHLQSRVVYYLMNIHVLPRTIYLTRHGESTMNLEGRIGGDSKLSARGDQYAKELAKFVEDEHIENLKVWTSEMNRTIETAKYIDAPKEFWKALNEIDAGICEGMTYEAIQEKYPEEFARRDQDKFHYRYPSGESYQDLVARLEPVILELERQENVMVICHQAVARCLLAYFQDKTSEEIPHVPVPFEKVVRMHMTGRGCDCEFIPLMRWSKN
- the LOC121368088 gene encoding 6-phosphofructo-2-kinase/fructose-2,6-bisphosphatase-like isoform X1, yielding MNEKSSDLEKRRARLRRWGTASCPSVVKAPTVIAMVGLPARGKTYISKKLTRYLNWIGIRTKVFNVGDYRRAATDRYKTHDFFRPDNKEAQEIRHKCASMAVDDASKFLLNGGEVAVVDATNTTRERRKLLVTVFTEQHSFKLFFIESICDDPSIIEANILEVKVCSPDYMGVDKNEAMHDFLQRIEHYRRAYESLDIVNEKDMSFIQIFNQGERYLVNKLAGHLQSRVVYYLMNIHVLPRTIYLTRHGESTMNLEGRIGGDSKLSARGDQYAKELAKFVEDEHIENLKVWTSEMNRTIETAKYIDAPKEFWKALNEIDAGICEGMTYEAIQEKYPEEFARRDQDKFHYRYPSGESYQDLVARLEPVILELERQENVMVICHQAVARCLLAYFQDKTSVDLPYLKVPLHTVIKLTPVAYGCRVEFFHLKAEAVNTHREKPKNVDRMRSMDEALETVPNHE